The Theobroma cacao cultivar B97-61/B2 chromosome 1, Criollo_cocoa_genome_V2, whole genome shotgun sequence genome contains the following window.
AAAGTTGCCACATAAGAAGAGAGATTATTGCTTTTCAGAAAAAAAGCAGACAGATTATGCAAAAATCGAAGGACATAAATCAAGGAAGAGAAACACATATATAATTCGGTACTCTGATCATCCTTCCTGCGTCCCAAAGTAACAATCTCATTAAATGTTCTTAACATATTTCCataatcaattataaatacCAACTacatcaattttcaattattgtCTGTCAAACACAATCTCAACAGAAAAGTTGCATGTTATTATTTTTGCAGAAGAAAGGGAGGGGGGTTGTGTAGCAGACGGAGAATCAAGTAAATTACTATGAAGGTATCACATACAATTCAAAAGTGAAAAGGAACCAGATCCCAGTAATGTAGGGACATCAGCAGCATTTGGAGCATGGGCATCTCCTACAACTTCACCACACAGAGTACACAGTAGTTGCTTCAGAAGCTTTATCAAGTGATCCTTCTCAATGTGAGGATACCTGAAAGTTATACAAGGCAGAACTTAGTAACTTGAAATGGAATCAAGACCAAACAACTAATgagaatataaaaaagtaaataaataaaagaaaacattgtTTCAGTCCAAGCTAATCTATGCCACTAGAATTTTAAATAAGATGTGGAGTTAAATATAACATGCCACCATTGATTTGTTACTCATAGTTTGACTTTCTGATCGTCCCTTACTTAATCTATCGAAGGGCAAGCAATCACGTCTAATATCTTTCAAGTACAGTTGGTTCACTTAGGTAAAAGCAATTTGTATTgttcaacaaaagaaagaaaaacaacaacTAACTAGCAAGCAAGTATTCTTTAAAGGGGAAAACATGGAGTTAGGTGCTGTGAAAAATGTGAGAACTAAGTGGCTAGCATTATGGAATATGATATAAGCTATCATGACATCAAACATAAATGGTATATAGTTTTTCAATACGCAGAACTACAAAGCTAAAACCTCTCAGCTAACATTGATGATTAATACCAAATGATATAAAATGCACATATACCTCTCCACTAAGTTGTTATAACTTAATGGGAAGGAGATGCCATCATCATTTTTGTTCCCACTATGCGCACCACTTCTTGAAAACCAAGCATGATATCTTCTGGGTAAAAGCTGATGTTCCAATAGTTCATTTGATAACTGTTCAAAAGTTCTCTGGCAAGGGCCAGCTGACAGAAATTGCATTATCAAGAAGTAAATTTCTCTAAGGTCTATATCTACATTAGTCTTCGCAGCATGATCAGTAACCCTCCTTTGTTGCTCAACCAGAGCCTTCTCCGGCATTGTAGTCGAGACATTCAAAGGTGCCTTGCAAAGAGAAGATGCACCAGCAGAAGATGAACACTTCCAGTCCATGTTTTGGTGCAATCCAACCTGACTATCCAAAAAAAAGCAGTTATGCGAGAATGAAGTCATAACAGAAGTGTATTAATTGCATGCATCAGCAAtcctcatttttttaaaaaaagaaagaaaagcctAAAAGACATACCAAGGATGTCCCTCGAAAGGAGACAGGACAGCTAGTAACTGAATTGTAGGACATTTATAGCCTAATTCCAATAACTTATTCTCGTAATAGTTGCCAGGAcaataagtgagaaaaaaagagtCACAAGGAAGAGAAAATCCCTAAAGAAAACACAAATGCAACCACAGAAAAGATTTCTGGTTCACAGCGGTCATGTCTAATTACAAGCtcaaaattcttttcattcatttgacaaatcaataaaagatGGAAATGTTTTTGTAACAAGTGGTCACCTTATGGTCAATTACGAGAAACAACGGTTAAAGGATGCTGGTAATAACATATCATCGCGGGAAGCCTAATTACAACTATCATACTAACTAAAATTTCTAGGCtatccaaaacaaaaaaccccCTAATTACAACTAGAATCCTTAAGAggtttaaacattttaaatttaaaagaaaaagaaaaattcaattttaatttaagcCTTCAACTTGTTATAGAGACGCCcataatttcaacattttagCCATTTGCATGAGCAAAtcattcaacaaaaaaaaaaaagaagtcagCAAAAAAATCTTGCCTCATATCTAGCGAAATAAGCATCAAATTGGAAGCTATTAACACTCCGAAACGACAgcagaattaaaattaaacgGCTCAAGATCTAATAAAAAAGGCACGTACAACAGCAGCCAGGGAGAATCTAAACGTAATTTTATCCAAAgtagaaaatcaaagaagatcTTATTACCTTAATTAGAGCCGGCTTAGATAACGAGCATCAAGCACGTGCTTTCCTTTACTTCCCAACACTGATTTTGAGAGCTTTTTTAgttattgaaaatttgaaattaaaaaaaaaaaaaaaagtggagGGTTGAGGAAAGATAACGAGAATCGAGAAGTAGAAGCAGCTAAAAGTTACATTATGAAATTTCTGCGTTTTACTAGTTTTCTGGGAGAATTTGGAGTCGGGGTTTTTGCGTACGAGAAAAGAACTAAACGAACACGGAAATGGAGGgatgataaaaagaaaaaagaatacatTTTTGGACAAAGCTTGAAGCCCTGCGATTAATTAAcaagtttaagaaaataattaggACACGTAAAGTAATAGAACAGGGAAAATTACAAGTGATTTGGGCGCCTACCAGTTTTGATAAAGAGGGCGCTCCAATAAGTGAAAGACAAGCAAGCCCCCATGTGCGAGACGGTCTTTGACTTTGTCTGCTCTAAAGGGATTACCGAATTAGGGTTACGATTGACTTTTCCATCGGAACATTGTTCGGTGGAAGTCAGAAAGTGGCCAAATGGATTTATGGAATTGCGAGCCGTTTTTCCCTTATTTCGTGTTGGCTGATATTTAGAATACTTCCTCTCATTTATTTTTGGGTAATTAATTACGTACTTAGTTTATCTCATATTGTTGCCTTTTGTCTGACAAAACAATCAAGTAGAGCTGCACCAAAGAAATACTAACATTCAACTGAACAGAAGTCTCAAGTCTAACCGGCCCGCAATATccagtgattttttttttaaaactgtCAGGTATTTTTGCCAAATTATGCTGACTCCATTCCTTTAGTTGGTAAGTTCCCCTTTTTAGAAAACTCAGGAGAGTTGTTTCCTCCAAGGGAACGACTGATGACACAGCAACATTCCATCCgacaaaatatttgattaataaaTGACTAGACTATTTGCACATCGACACAGCCAGAAGAAATACCACATTATCCATTTATCATGATTGACAATTGGCTAAAATATGGTGGGaaccaatttaaattttgaattaccGCAGAAAAAAGGAGCCAAAATTGTTACTAGTACTTAAACTAGGGAATACATGAACTACATACAAGGTACCGAGAGAGTGAAAATGGTTGCACGTCCTGCCAAGGCCCAACAAACACAACTTTTATGGCCTCATCATACTTCATGATTTCATCTTTCCTTTTCACTTTTCGTGAAATTAATATTAGACAGCGGTACCACATTCTTTTAACATGAAAGATAAACCAAAGCATGAAAAGATGATGCCGTTCACAAAGCAGATATTCCGTACTAGACTACCCAGGACCTAGTACACCCTAGAAAGGCAGAGAAATTGTTGCCAGCAAGCTTAATCCTGTACTTTTCAACAATCAGTGAGCCTCGTCCTCAAGAATTTCACTGTTTCTTTCACCACCATCAGTCAGTTCACAATCGATCCATCAAAATATATTCCCATGTGCTACACAACAGAAGGaaagattaaagaaaagataaagttAATGACGATTGTTTTATCAGGTTAGTTAACAAAGCAAATTCATTCCGCTGATAAATAATCACTTCCATATTTCATGGTTCAAATGAAGCACAAACTCGAGCAGCTGGTATTTGACGTCTGCAATGCTGAGTACCTACACTAAGAAGGGTACATTGGACAACAACTTAAGCAACGGATGTGATTATAAACTTCCCACTCACTTTTCCCTTTGAGTGCTGATGGATGCAGCCTACTCTCCCGTTTGGGTTGCCTCCAATTAATTTACAGGAACTTCAGGCATCAATAAACCGGATGTCAAAGGTGTGAGGATGTATTTGCCACACATTTAAGGCAGCATATTCCTCTAAACATTCTTTCAACTGAGCTTCACTATATCCCtgtttaaaacaaaaatcttaAGCTGTAAGAAACTTTACGTAATCTTGACAACAAAATATACGCATTTCAGTCTCAGGGAGAAGAAGTATTAACATGCCAAAACATAAAACTTATCCAAAAAGCAGTAAGAATAAACATCGAACTTTTGAGGTCTAGCTTCTAGACTACCAGCATTATATTGTAGCTTTGGGTGCTAGAATGGAAAATAATACACAAGTACCCTCCGAAAAAATGTCAACTGCCAGAGTTGTTTAATTAGATGAATCAAAACTTCTTTAATCCTATTACTTAGTGGTTGGTGGCATCTATTGTACGGGCATATAATGTGACATACACCACCAAAACCCTTGGGGTTGCCAAAAACAGCACTCTGGGTTATAGGCTCGCACACCAACCATGTCCTCATCCTACTAATCAAAGATTATTTTCGTCCTAGGTGCCAGGTTAAGACAAAGCTTATTCCCATCAAAATGCAGTTCTACGGAGTTCCCAGAATATCAGTGATGGGTCATTTGTTTCTAGAGATGAAAGAAGTCAAACAGTAACAACAAGATTCCATATTAAGGTACCCTATGTCTACAATATCGTCCTTGCCTTGGAAGGTGACTGGCTTTCACTCAGATAGCATTTCActtcattaaataataagcAACAATAACTCAAGCTCAACTCTCATATATCAAGAACAAACCTTTCTAGAGATCCAATTCAGTGCATGGGCATAGCTCACATCCATCCTGTTAGCCCTTGCAGCTTCATCCCTTAAGATTGAATATATATCAGAGATGGCATCCAGACCAGATTTCTGACGATCATCTGAATACAAAGAGAATTTAGACATTTGCATCAACCTAAGAGCCTCATCCACGTCACTCTGGGCCACAGTTTCAGAGAAACGAAGCCTTGCTAGCGCCtgtgagaaaataatattgattttatgttaattcacaaTTCAAATAAAAGAATACTCCACTCAAGTGAAGATGTTTTTGCACAAAAACTTATAATTGTCAATCCAAATGCCAATATCATCTTAATTAATAAATCTGAAGCATTGGGTGGCACCTACATTTCAGATCCAGACAACCCACATCCTTTCTGCCCTTCTCTCTTTGCCCAACCCAAAAAAACTCACCCTCCCCACCCAGTTTACCAAGAAATAGGAAAGTattatcaattataaaaaaaaagtaaagaaaatgatgacTTACTGCTGATATCCGAAGAATGCTGAGTAGAGTCCTCACAGTAGTATATGAATGAGGGGTATTCGATTTTGCTTCTTCTTGCCGAATGCTGGAATATGCTGTAGCAATATACTCTTCCAGCTCCTTTGGAACATAAGGTGATAATCTTCTTGCAGCAGAAATATATGcactagaaaacaaaaacaaaagccaGATAAAACAACTGCTAGAGGAGGCAAGGCCTTGCTTAGAAGATCCTGACAAACATAATGTTAGAACTTaaacaaaaccaacaaaattttaagatatcAATACATGTAGCTACTGAATAAGTGTAACACAAACAGGATCTACAGAACACACATGACAGTATCAACTAATGTAACAGACCAGCATCTTCAAATTCATAaagaagcaaagaagaaaaaaagatatgcagactaaattttcaaagctttaataatttatcaaaCTGGCGCACATGATTTTGCAACCATTTTTATCATGttaacaacaattaaaaaccAAGTCAGCAAAATGACTCACATAAAGTTATACTTTAATCAGGTGGGAAGCATCATCTATAAAGCTTAGACAAGTTCTCCAAGTAAAAGTAATTCTGGTACTTACCGAAGAACAGAAGGTTCAAGCGGAGTGAACCCAAGAGCAGGAGATTCTTTATTCTGGTGCACATAAACAACATGCCTTGCCATCTCAAGATCACTATCCATATCTGCTCGATCTAGGATCAACCACAGAAGATCAAATCTTGATAGCAGGGCTGGAGGGAGATTGATATTTTCAGCTGGAGTCCTACGTAGGTCATATCTTCCCcttcaaaacaagttatatGACTCAAGTTAATAAAAATTGATCTTTCATACAGATCACTCTGACAAAGAAGGAATTCTCTTCCTTCTAACCCCCATTTATGTCCCTTTCAATTTGTGAAGGGAAGTTGCCAATATGATTAGAGTTACATAAAAAGAACTTTGAATGACCTAGGAACATTCTTACCAGGCTGGATTAGCAGCAGCAAGAATTGCAGTTCTTGCATTCAGAGATGTGGTGATCCCTGCCTTTGCAATACTGACAGTCTGCTGCTCCATAACTTCATGTATTGCTGTACGATCAGATTCGTCCATCTTGTCAAACTCATCAATAGCACATATACCCATATCTGCTAACACCTGAACAGGGTCAAGAAGTCTCCATTAAACCATAGGAAACTTGGAAAAAAACAATTAGATGAAAGGAATCATATTTGAGATGAGATATACCAAACGAAACTGTAAAACATAACCAACTCAAGTTAATAACCATTAAGAGAACAAGACATAATTTTGTAACATGGTAGATGCTGAAGAAAGGTCAACATGGTGTATATAATCCTTACAGGAAACAGTTACAGTTGCCACATTCTTTTACGCCATCTCATGTTCATATGTATCACTTAAAATACAATAATTacagcaaaaagaaaagagcacATCTCACCAAGGCTCCACCTTCCAAAACCATCTCATTTGTCACAGGATCTTTCTGCACGGCTGCAGTTAAACCAACTCCACTGCTTCCTCTGCCAGTGGTATAGACTCCCCTGGGTGCTATATTTATAATGTGCTTAAGAAGCTGACTTTTGGCAACACCAGGATCACCCATCAAACAAATATGTAAATCTCCTCTGATCTACAATTTAACCAAGTTATTCATATGTcagaatgaaaaataaaaaagtaagcAAATATCAcaagtaaaaattaaagaaatgcaTGCAGAAGAAGACTCTTTGAGGAGGGAGAGAGGGAGTGAGGAAGATTATGCCATATTGCTCATAGGCATACCTTGCACTCTATGAGTAAAATAACAATCAAAAGATTTGTCCAATCTTTTGTAGTAAAGAAAATGACTGCAAACATATACACCACAAGAAAACATAAGATACAACGGCATTTTTACCTTCATCCCATCCTTTAGCTTCCGATGAGGAGCACccacaagaagaagaagcagagCTTTTTTAACATCTTCATGTCCATAAATTTCAGGTGCTAATGACCGTGCCAACTTGTTATATATATCACCATCCTCAGCTAAACGTGCAATTTGCTCTTCCTCATCTCCCCTAAGTTCATACCTGCAGTAGAGCACAGTTGAGGGTAAATACTTGCACATCTGTATTGTTTAGCCTCATAGATTTCTTTCAGCATATTGAACTTCAAGACCTCTGTTTCAAATGCCAAATCTTCTTTACAAGCTCACATACTGACATTACAAAGCATGAAGATAGATGCTTAACCAAAACTGCCTTCTGTGATGAGATTTGGAAAGTGGCTTACTCTTcatattttttcttgaaatgggTGACAGACATGGCTTCCAAGTATGTATCTGCAACTAACCCAGCACGCAGTGCCCTAAAACCAGTGTAAGGAATAGGAAGAAAGATCCCTGATAATTCAACAACATCACCTGGAGCTACCTGAAATTAACGAACAAGGTAGAATATAAATACATTGTTAGTGCAAAGGAGTTAAAGTTCATTATGAACAGGATGGTAATGTCTCCAGCCATGCAATGGGACATTGTAAGAGAGGAAGGGGAGAAAGGAAACAGTTGCAATGTGTACACTCAGAAATTGCATGAAATCAActtttttggtattttagCTACAAGGAAATCAACATTAACACCAACCTTTCTCGTCAGTTCTCCTCTAAAATGTACCGTCATTGACCGTGGAATGTGACCTTTTGGAACATGCTCTGCCAACTCTTGAATCTTAGCCTGAAAAAATATATCTTACACATTATAAATAAAGCAGAGTGACTTCTTACTTGCTATTActgttatttttatcaatgAAAATCATGTTAAATTAGAACCTCCTGGAACTTCAAAAACTTGGATGCTCTAAGTTGAAGGATGAGGTTCCCCTTTGTCTTGTTCACTGAACAACGCTTTGATGGGCACTCAAACAAGGGCATGAATACTCGAGCAGTTACATCCTGTTTAACACGAGTGGAAGATGAAACAATAAAAGTTAGTGTAAAGCAGAAGAGACCAAACTGGCATTTTAAGCTCcctttaaaatcaattacaCAGATAACTATGTTATATGATATCTAGCATAATGGAGTTCTCTTTTTAGATGACTGTTCAACTatcaaattgaacaaaattgtattaaaccaaagagaagaaaatattcaaataatgcaACAGCATATCTGACTAGAGTTATTTACCTGATAAATTTCATAGCCACATTCTTCACATGTGTACACAGCTACCTGCATCAGAGGCTTAACATCTGAACAACGGGTCACAATACCAGATATTTTTACAAGCTGGCCAATATATGAAGCCTTAACCTCCCTAATGGTAAATGCCTGCCCCTTTGAAGGTGCTCTGATATAAACTTCACTGAATCAAAAACAAGCAAGCATCAGCCAAAAGCAATCACGTGTATCAAGAACAGATTAGATGTTCCCACAAGTTAAACAGAGTAAATGCATTATAGAGCATGCTAAACAATATAGCCTCACATGGAACGCTTAAGATCACATCATACCtacattaaaaaagaaaaagctcttGTAACAAATTATCCACTCATAACAACTTAGAAATTGTAAGCCTGAcgataaaacaataaaaagtaATCAGTATCAGAAAGCACTGAAGCTAGCAGTATTTTGACGTCAGATTGCACTTTAATTCTGGGACTTCTGTTTTTAAAGGGAACAGTCAGCTACCACTTGCCATAACAAACTTTTGCATTTACTTGGTAAGCAAAACATAAAGGTGGGTGGAAAGCTCTTTTCATTCCAATGGTTTAGTCATGTGTTTTCTTTCCTAAACTTCAATTGTGCGGTTGGTTTCCCACACTGTAAGGATAATTTGACTAAAAAACCTACATCGACACTAAAATACCAGCATAAACTCAGCAATGAATACGTTAATTCTCCAAAGGGAGTCTTTAGAACAGGTTAAGTGCATCAAGAGTGAAAGGGTTTTCTTCTTGAAGCTTACTAGTAACGTTTAATCTCAGGAGGCATCTTCTGATGCGGATCAGACCCATCTGCATTATTGGTTCCATCCTCAGCCCTCTGTGTCATCAATATATCATGATCATCATCAGGAAAGGCCTCAGTGGGCTCCGGCAAGAGCTCATCGATTGCACCTGCGAAAATTCCAATATATCTTCGAGTGTTCTCAGTAACCCGCCTGAGAAATTCCTCATCCAAGTCTTTGTACTGTGACGAGCGAATTTACAGCGAACGCACTAaattaagggttttaaagtgaaacaaaaaaaaaacataggCAACAGAGAATAGTACAAAAAAGTaatctaaaataaattaagaggaaaataggaaaaattttACGTTAAATAGGTCCTCAAGATCGATCTGCACTGCTCTAATTTTATGATTTGCGACATCTTGCTGAAATGGAGAAAAGGTCAGGGTTAAAACATAAGAcgagaacaaaaaaatcacTAACAATTTTCAGAATTTTTTCTTGAAGCAGAAAACTAGAGATCTAGGGTTTTTAATTGGTGAGGATGATGGGAAAGGAAAGACCAAGATTCACCAGAATGTTCATGTATTTGGCCTCGCCAGTCGCATCTGCGAAGTTTGAGAGGAACTCCTTGGAGAGAActgttaagaaataaaaaacaaaataaaacaaaaatcaggAAAAAGGATAAATGCagcagagagagaaagagagatagGGGGAGGAGAGTACCTTTGTCTGCGTTGAAGTCGAGGTCCTTCATGATTCAAGCAccgagagtgaaagagcaagcgagcgagagagagaaatgTGAGGATGGAAAATGAGAATTGGACAGAGAGAACAATAAGATTTGGCGGCAAAAGATGAGAAGGGAGGAGGGTTTTGGCGGGAAACTGGGTGCTATAATTTGATACGGTGTAGCCAGGTGTAAATTGTGAGTTTGTAACTTAGTGCGTGGAGAGTGATGCGCGCTCTTGATGGATGTCGGtagaaaaagtttgaaattttatgGGGCAGTGATATTGTCACAAACTGTAGAGTACGAAAAAAGAACGAAAATTTCTTGTGGCT
Protein-coding sequences here:
- the LOC18613690 gene encoding DNA replication licensing factor MCM7, with protein sequence MKDLDFNADKVLSKEFLSNFADATGEAKYMNILQDVANHKIRAVQIDLEDLFNYKDLDEEFLRRVTENTRRYIGIFAGAIDELLPEPTEAFPDDDHDILMTQRAEDGTNNADGSDPHQKMPPEIKRYYEVYIRAPSKGQAFTIREVKASYIGQLVKISGIVTRCSDVKPLMQVAVYTCEECGYEIYQDVTARVFMPLFECPSKRCSVNKTKGNLILQLRASKFLKFQEAKIQELAEHVPKGHIPRSMTVHFRGELTRKVAPGDVVELSGIFLPIPYTGFRALRAGLVADTYLEAMSVTHFKKKYEEYELRGDEEEQIARLAEDGDIYNKLARSLAPEIYGHEDVKKALLLLLVGAPHRKLKDGMKIRGDLHICLMGDPGVAKSQLLKHIINIAPRGVYTTGRGSSGVGLTAAVQKDPVTNEMVLEGGALVLADMGICAIDEFDKMDESDRTAIHEVMEQQTVSIAKAGITTSLNARTAILAAANPAWGRYDLRRTPAENINLPPALLSRFDLLWLILDRADMDSDLEMARHVVYVHQNKESPALGFTPLEPSVLRAYISAARRLSPYVPKELEEYIATAYSSIRQEEAKSNTPHSYTTVRTLLSILRISAALARLRFSETVAQSDVDEALRLMQMSKFSLYSDDRQKSGLDAISDIYSILRDEAARANRMDVSYAHALNWISRKGYSEAQLKECLEEYAALNVWQIHPHTFDIRFIDA